ACCTCGTCGAGCAGGACCTCGGCCTTGCCTTCGTCGGTGCCCTCGGCCAATGCCAGTTCACTCACCAGAATCTGCCGTGCCTTGGCCAGCATCCGCTTCTCGCCGGCGGACAAGCCACGGTCCTTCTCTCGCCGCCAGAGGTCGCGCACCACTTCGGCCACCTTGTTCACATCGCCGGAGGCGAGCTTCTCGAGGTTGGCCTTGTACCGACGAGACCAGTTCGTTGGCTCCTCGGTGTGCGGCGCACGCAGCACGTCGAACACGCGATTCAGACCGTCCTGCCCGACGACGTCCCGCACACCGACG
The genomic region above belongs to Amycolatopsis sp. YIM 10 and contains:
- a CDS encoding CarD family transcriptional regulator codes for the protein MVFKVGETVVYPHHGAALIEAIETRVIKGEEKKYLVLKVAQGDLTVRVPADNAEIVGVRDVVGQDGLNRVFDVLRAPHTEEPTNWSRRYKANLEKLASGDVNKVAEVVRDLWRREKDRGLSAGEKRMLAKARQILVSELALAEGTDEGKAEVLLDEVLETAAV